Proteins encoded together in one Impatiens glandulifera chromosome 1, dImpGla2.1, whole genome shotgun sequence window:
- the LOC124915523 gene encoding uncharacterized protein LOC124915523 — protein sequence MQPQRQTSELQQVGSDQSVGQISGTVSFNGILTAEDEEISKSALSTFRAKEDEIEKKKLEVKERVQLQLGRIEEETKRLAIIREELEGLSDPMKKEVSVVRKRIDVVNKELKPLGQACQKKEKEYKEALGSFNEKNKEKVQLISRLMELVSENEKTTMKKLEEISKSIE from the exons atgcAACCCCAGAGGCAGACAAGTGAACTACAACAAGTGGGTTCAGATCAATCGGTTGGTCAAATCTCTGGGACCGTTAGCTTCAACGGTATCTTGACTGcagaagatgaagagatttCAAAATCAGCTCTTTCAACTTTCAGAGCTAAGGAAGATGAGATCGAGAAGAAGAAATTGGAGGTGAAAGAAAGAGTTCAACTTCAGTTAGGCCGGATCGAAGAAGAAACTAAACGTTTAGCCATTATTCGTGAG GAACTTGAAGGGTTGTCCGATCCGATGAAGAAAGAAGTCTCTGTTGTTCGAAAGAGGATTGATGTAGTGAACAAAGAGTTGAAACCATTGGGTCAGGCTTGCCAGAAGAAG GAAAAGGAATACAAAGAAGCTCTTGGTTCTTTCAATGAAAAGAACAAGGAGAAAGTTCAGTTAATTTCAAGATTGATGGAG CTGGTGAGTGAGAATGAGAAAACCACTATGAAGAAGCTGGAAGAGATCAGCAAGAGCATAGAATAG